In Armatimonadota bacterium, a genomic segment contains:
- a CDS encoding peptidylprolyl isomerase: MRKAFVLIITGFILATATLAATKESKNPTSKPQPQKNPIAVVEMEKGGTFEIELYPKEAPITAGNFINLVKKKFYDGLIFHRVEPGFVAQTGDPTGTGRGGPGYTIKDEKTPFKHDKGAVGMAKTRLPNSAGSQWYICLEPAHFLDGNYTVFGKVIKGMDVVEKIKVGDKIKKITLRMPPEPKPKQKSESKK, from the coding sequence ATGAGGAAAGCCTTTGTATTGATTATCACAGGATTCATACTTGCAACGGCAACCTTAGCCGCAACCAAAGAGTCTAAAAACCCTACTTCAAAGCCCCAGCCTCAGAAAAACCCAATTGCCGTTGTCGAGATGGAAAAGGGCGGTACCTTTGAGATAGAACTATACCCAAAAGAGGCCCCCATAACAGCGGGGAATTTCATCAATCTAGTAAAAAAGAAGTTTTATGATGGCCTTATCTTCCACAGGGTAGAGCCAGGGTTCGTTGCGCAGACAGGCGACCCCACAGGCACAGGCAGGGGCGGCCCTGGATATACTATCAAGGACGAGAAAACTCCTTTCAAGCATGACAAAGGCGCAGTCGGCATGGCAAAAACAAGACTGCCAAACAGCGCAGGTAGTCAGTGGTATATATGCCTTGAGCCTGCTCACTTCTTGGATGGAAATTATACCGTCTTCGGCAAAGTAATAAAGGGCATGGATGTAGTTGAAAAGATAAAAGTCGGAGACAAAATAAAAAAGATTACGCTCCGCATGCCACCTGAACCCAAGCCCAAACAAAAATCGGAATCTAAAAAGTAG
- a CDS encoding uroporphyrinogen decarboxylase family protein has protein sequence MTPKQRMLQALHGSRLIPPPVVFHSWGDYKVEFSGYHPKFQYYLGGSELAEIEMKFYERFQPDWFHLGSAGWRGFWQRARKTEGGRAFISSADASHWIEIKDDYSLADYSDVPWWESSPIPKLESKSEIDDYFAKITVSEQEILESGRFLHISILAQKYGDSVLIAINDGAPGSWIHRWSFEDIAIACAEKPELVAYFIYKDCERFLADVRAAKTAGAHAYIFSEGFLGSLDNLSPSMHKRLELDTKRWFYTEVRKTGLLPIGYFLGDVRKNMRFINSIDMAGLMIEEDKKTFTLDPVEIRQILKPEICLFGNIDSALLLRGTPSEIKVEVEKQLRAAEYGPFILANGSPLIPGTPPENLDAYLRAASR, from the coding sequence ATGACTCCCAAACAACGAATGCTGCAAGCGCTCCATGGCTCGAGGCTGATACCACCACCAGTCGTTTTTCATAGCTGGGGCGACTACAAGGTCGAATTCAGCGGCTACCATCCCAAGTTCCAATACTACCTGGGAGGAAGCGAACTCGCAGAAATCGAGATGAAATTTTATGAGCGGTTCCAACCAGATTGGTTTCATCTCGGCTCAGCAGGGTGGAGGGGATTTTGGCAAAGAGCACGGAAGACTGAAGGTGGGAGGGCTTTCATCTCAAGCGCCGACGCCAGCCATTGGATCGAGATTAAAGATGATTACTCGCTAGCCGATTACAGCGATGTGCCCTGGTGGGAATCCAGCCCAATCCCGAAGCTGGAATCAAAATCGGAAATTGATGACTACTTTGCTAAAATCACAGTTTCAGAGCAGGAAATCCTAGAATCTGGACGATTTCTTCACATCAGTATCCTTGCCCAAAAATACGGCGATTCAGTACTAATTGCCATCAACGATGGTGCGCCCGGCAGTTGGATTCATAGATGGAGCTTCGAGGATATCGCAATCGCTTGTGCTGAAAAACCCGAGTTAGTCGCATATTTCATTTACAAGGACTGTGAGCGCTTTCTAGCCGACGTCCGCGCAGCAAAAACGGCAGGGGCACATGCATATATTTTCTCGGAAGGCTTCCTTGGCAGTTTGGACAACCTATCACCATCGATGCACAAGCGTCTTGAGCTGGACACAAAGCGTTGGTTCTACACCGAAGTCCGCAAGACTGGGCTCCTACCAATTGGCTATTTTCTCGGCGACGTTCGGAAGAACATGCGTTTTATAAATTCCATCGACATGGCAGGTTTAATGATAGAGGAAGACAAGAAAACATTCACACTCGATCCTGTTGAAATCAGACAAATACTTAAGCCCGAAATTTGCCTATTTGGTAACATTGACTCTGCGCTTTTGCTTCGGGGAACGCCAAGTGAAATCAAAGTTGAGGTCGAAAAACAACTCCGAGCCGCAGAGTATGGGCCTTTCATTCTCGCAAACGGTAGTCCTCTCATTCCTGGCACACCTCCAGAAAACCTTGACGCATATCTCCGAGCCGCGAGTAGGTGA
- a CDS encoding GxGYxYP family putative glycoside hydrolase, producing MLYTYDLTYTLKMNRDNQNERRRIWDEAHFVSSLQGIVNREKARLYLYFIGGEDGSIDRFWLDKLREPGEWLAEHSIEEIKSLSELIEIFRDNISGLVVYDENVPATSNVASTIAGVENLACIRFDLSQDSLYYWLTLDPEGPKLPVKVRLLNEDGSSMFTGNGTIPNSSTPSTGSAKCDAYIWAKEKYLDTGRCNPAKMGYYIDQYWLRKPEGYIPNHTLSNHDYFIANRGFFFDLSPWDDEAPVDDCGQPLGADMRTLQDILLSAWKQLSGKKMIHIGGFVPWDKKYTTVNNNGKHDAVPSEWRFVEIITCFNAFMDADALGIGCMANASVFQHYPLEEQYPQKLPSIHDLQAKGLVDEFGKVVPKTYITIYVGDYDSAAWLYQKLPQLWNDQARGSIQLGWAFNPNLAERFAPGMAWTRKTKTANDFFVAGDSGAGYINPGHLQEPRIFSGLPSGLKTWTEHCKKYYSQWDISVTGFIIDGYAPAMSEEVIEAYTTFSPNGIVAQKIERWGTFKGMPFIQMGMDLNWKPEESAKKILQQIGKSKPEFFIFRTILWSPSAHKQLFDALKGSPHGKDVEIVDPYTLFMLIRQHEER from the coding sequence ATGCTTTACACATACGACCTAACTTACACATTAAAAATGAACCGTGACAACCAAAATGAGCGTCGGCGAATATGGGATGAGGCACATTTCGTTTCATCACTTCAAGGGATAGTCAACCGTGAGAAGGCGCGGCTGTACCTTTATTTTATTGGTGGCGAAGATGGCAGCATCGACCGCTTCTGGTTGGACAAGCTTCGCGAGCCCGGCGAGTGGTTGGCAGAACATTCTATTGAAGAAATCAAAAGCCTGTCGGAGCTCATCGAAATATTTCGAGATAATATATCTGGGCTCGTCGTCTATGATGAAAACGTCCCTGCAACATCAAACGTTGCCTCAACGATTGCCGGCGTTGAAAACCTAGCTTGCATTCGTTTTGATCTCTCACAGGACTCACTTTATTACTGGTTAACGCTCGACCCTGAAGGGCCAAAGTTGCCCGTGAAGGTACGCCTTTTGAATGAGGATGGCTCGAGTATGTTCACAGGCAACGGTACGATTCCAAACTCAAGCACGCCTTCCACAGGGAGTGCAAAGTGTGACGCATATATATGGGCTAAGGAAAAATACCTCGACACTGGCAGGTGTAATCCAGCAAAGATGGGTTACTATATTGACCAATATTGGCTGAGAAAACCAGAAGGATATATTCCAAATCATACCTTATCGAACCATGATTATTTCATCGCCAACAGAGGGTTCTTTTTCGATCTTTCGCCCTGGGATGACGAAGCACCAGTTGATGACTGCGGCCAGCCACTAGGTGCAGATATGAGAACCCTTCAAGATATCCTCCTATCCGCCTGGAAACAACTTTCAGGTAAAAAAATGATCCATATCGGCGGCTTTGTCCCCTGGGATAAGAAATACACCACAGTGAATAACAACGGCAAGCATGACGCCGTTCCTAGCGAATGGCGCTTTGTAGAGATAATTACCTGCTTCAACGCTTTTATGGACGCCGACGCCTTAGGTATTGGGTGCATGGCGAATGCATCGGTGTTCCAGCATTACCCGCTTGAAGAGCAGTATCCCCAAAAGCTTCCAAGCATCCACGACCTCCAAGCCAAGGGTCTGGTGGATGAATTCGGCAAAGTAGTGCCGAAGACATATATCACCATCTACGTTGGCGATTATGACTCAGCTGCCTGGCTCTATCAGAAACTTCCACAACTCTGGAACGACCAAGCTAGGGGAAGCATTCAACTTGGTTGGGCTTTCAATCCCAACCTTGCCGAACGCTTTGCGCCTGGAATGGCATGGACGAGGAAAACTAAAACCGCAAACGACTTTTTCGTAGCCGGCGACTCGGGTGCAGGATATATTAATCCAGGCCATCTTCAGGAACCGAGGATATTTTCAGGCCTTCCATCAGGTCTGAAAACTTGGACAGAGCATTGCAAGAAGTACTATAGCCAGTGGGATATCTCAGTTACAGGCTTCATAATTGATGGTTATGCGCCGGCAATGTCGGAGGAGGTTATTGAGGCTTACACAACTTTTTCGCCAAATGGAATTGTCGCTCAAAAAATCGAACGCTGGGGAACATTTAAGGGAATGCCCTTCATCCAAATGGGCATGGACCTTAATTGGAAACCGGAGGAATCAGCCAAAAAGATTCTCCAGCAGATTGGCAAATCAAAGCCGGAGTTTTTTATATTCCGCACGATTCTATGGAGCCCAAGTGCCCATAAGCAACTGTTCGATGCGTTGAAAGGATCTCCACATGGAAAAGATGTAGAAATCGTGGATCCGTATACGCTCTTCATGCTTATAAGACAACATGAAGAACGTTAG
- a CDS encoding NlpC/P60 family protein: protein MKRNEHPALLICLMIALALVTATADAWANKTYIVRKGDTLSEIANKFSTTISELKRLNNITNIHLLKPGQKLIISLNNPTPSQKYALGATAKCMRDNVEVRAGNQVVAVLTRGSEFTMLARTGNFIRIKLEDGRIGWVPINTINAPEPAKPQVDRYDVRRDIVRTAFAFRGARYRRGGTSRSGFDCSGFVKYVFSTKGVKLPHSSRALFNCGKPVAQSNLQEGDIVFFRGTYRRGISHVGIYVGNRQFIHASSPGRGVRIDSLDQAYYRRRYVGARRIISNK, encoded by the coding sequence TTGAAAAGAAACGAACATCCCGCCTTGCTGATTTGCTTAATGATAGCACTGGCGTTGGTTACTGCTACAGCCGACGCTTGGGCAAATAAAACCTACATTGTTCGCAAGGGCGACACTCTCAGCGAAATAGCCAATAAATTCTCAACTACCATTTCTGAACTTAAAAGACTAAACAATATTACAAACATCCACCTCTTAAAGCCCGGTCAGAAATTAATCATTTCACTTAATAATCCAACCCCTTCTCAAAAGTACGCACTCGGTGCAACTGCAAAGTGCATGCGCGACAACGTGGAGGTCCGTGCTGGCAATCAAGTGGTAGCTGTCCTCACAAGAGGCTCTGAGTTTACTATGCTAGCGCGAACCGGCAATTTCATCCGAATCAAACTAGAAGACGGTCGGATTGGTTGGGTACCTATTAATACCATCAATGCACCCGAACCCGCAAAGCCGCAAGTAGACCGCTATGATGTTAGGCGCGACATTGTTCGAACTGCCTTCGCCTTCCGCGGAGCAAGATACCGGCGAGGTGGCACCTCACGAAGTGGATTCGACTGCTCTGGGTTTGTGAAATACGTTTTTTCGACTAAAGGGGTTAAACTTCCTCACTCATCAAGAGCCTTGTTCAATTGTGGCAAGCCTGTTGCTCAATCGAATCTCCAAGAAGGCGACATCGTTTTCTTTAGGGGCACTTATCGGCGGGGAATCTCTCACGTTGGCATCTATGTCGGAAATCGGCAGTTCATCCATGCTTCATCACCTGGGCGCGGCGTCCGAATTGACTCGCTTGACCAAGCTTACTATCGCCGCAGATACGTCGGAGCGCGTCGCATAATAAGCAACAAGTAA